A window of Cinclus cinclus chromosome 17, bCinCin1.1, whole genome shotgun sequence genomic DNA:
ctgtttttccttttaaagtctGAGAACATGCTGCCCAGGGCTAATGGAATAATCCTTACTGATGCAACTCCTGTCTGTGCCTTATCTCTCCAGTAAGTCACACCTCCATGCTGCTGAAGTTAAACTCCCTTGCATCTTGCTGAGGCAGGATTATTTTCTATTCAGCAAGCCTGGGTTCTGCTCGTGATTTGCAAAAAAATGTATCTGCAGTAGGActgctgcattttttccttggttttatttGGGGGGGTGaggaaattttgattttaaaaaggatATAGATAGATGATTAATAATGGTTTGTTGTTGAAATGCAGGCTGACAGATATGtgaaggatttgggggttcTCTTCATGAAATCAGAGAATTAGTTTTTattatttagggtttttttggtgggttgtTTGTGGTGTTTATTTTCTCATGCACTGTGATCAGCAGAAGGGAGAGCAatcagctgggacaggtggaCTTTCATCACAGTTAATTGGTGGATGCAGTGAGTATGTGGAGCTCAGGGGATGTACTGCTTTGAAAACTCTCCCTCAAACGCAGAGTGCTGCAGTTTACCTTTTGGGAGTGGCCTTGGTACAGAACAGTAGAAAAGCTTTCCAGAAAGGTTGATGCAAGGCTGGCTTTGCATTTCAAAGGGAAGTGGATCTTGCCTCTTTGTCCTGCTTTCTAAACAGACTGAGGAGGCAGGTGCCCTGGCACAAGGGTGGTGCTATAGAAACACTAAGCAGAAACAGGGCAGAGCCCTCGCTGtgctgggcagctctgcagctggaaatttGCAtccagaaagagggagaaagcaGAGGAGCAAAATTTATAAACCTGCTGATGTGTTTGAATGTGTGGAATTTGTTTTATACTTTGGAagcttctttttatttgtaCTGGTTGAATCCACCTCTCCTTATAAACCTTGGGTTTGGTGCtaattttcagttcaaagaGCACTGGGACGTGGAAGGGCTTAGTACATCTATAACTGCCAGACCTACCTGGtggtgagctgctgctgaatgtCTGTGTTATCCATGCAGGAAAGGACCATTGATTTGTGAGTTGTTGCCAACTGGAGCTttgttcctttatttccttgaaGGTGCTCTGAATGCCAGGATCCCCTCACTAACTGGTACTATGAGAAAGATGGGAAGCTGTACTGTCACAAAGACTACTGGGGGAAGTTTGGGGAATCTTGCCATGGCTGCTCTCTGCTGATGACTGGACCTGTGATGGTAAGGACTTTGAAGGACTCCTGCCTGGAAACAGGACATGCCTGCTTCCATCTCCTCAAACTCGTTGGGAGTTATCTTTGGTATTCAGATAATCAAATACATTGAGGGTATTAATGTCATTTTACTAATCAAAGGTTAGAAATGAAGCTTGTGTGTGCATCTTCTAGATAAAAGTTAATTTTGAATGGGGGTAGCTGTTATAGGAGGGAGATGTGAGGGTCTGAAGCATATGAACAAATCAGGTGCTGAAAAGTACAGACCTAAGAAGCAGAAAGGTGATTCAAGGGGCATCTGTTCAGTTTCTGTAGTGCTGTGCCTCAGTGTCTCCAGGAATGATTTTCCACTGCACTGTGGAGTCAAACTCTGGGTTTGGGATAAGCAGCAGGCTCTGGCTGTGGGAAGGTTGCCATCCAAGTCCCACCAGGGTTGTGGCCAGAGTGCTTTTTCAGGCTCATAGTGTCTTGAAGAGTGGTAGCCTCAACTGCTTTGATGCACTGAACTCTTCCTGCACAATATGGGCTCACCTAAATGTTCCCCTCCTGCCACAACCttgcaaatatttaaactttAAGACTGCCAATAATGAAACAAGCCCATTATTTTTCTAGAGCCTAAATAAAATGCAGGATGGTACTCAGTAATATGATTGCTAACTCAGAAGGAAATACTGAGAAATATGCAGACAACTTCTCATTGACTGCAAAAGTCTTTGCGTAATAATGTCACTAAAGTAAGTTCTTataaggaaaatagaaaatcagaccaattaattaaaatattctttaatgGTATTTTTTGTCTCagttcacacttttttttttctgtcagctgGCTGGTTAAATATCTGAATTTGTTCATTGCctgtctgcaaaaaaaaaataaaaagcccttTCAGCTTTATTAATTCAGGCATAACATTAGTTATCTTGCCAAGAGCAACTGAACAGGAAGGTTTAATACCTTGTTTGCTAGTCTGCAGCAGACCATCAACTATTTTTGATAGTTGAGCAGCTGCCAAATATAGCAGAGGTTCCTGGGACACGAGCTTTGCTTTGAGTGTTGATGTGTTTGTTCTGGAGTTCTGCAAACAAGGTGCTGTGGATGGGGTTCAGAAAAGATAGAACGGATTGCTATAACTCTGCAGTAAAAAACTGCCACTTGCTTTAGAGATGTGAATGAACACGTTAATTGTTAATGCAAGAGCTGCATCTGCTGATGGGTTTTGGCCCTCCTAAGCTACTCCCTTTTCTGTCTGTAGGTGGCTGGGGAATACAAGTATCACCCAGAGTGCTTTGCTTGTATGAGCTGCAAGGTGATCATCGAAGATGGGGACACTTATGCACTGGTGCAACATTCCACTCTCTACTGGTAAGAGGAACTGCACTttgccacagagctgctccctgctgagTGTAAACCGTGTTCAGCTGGCTCAGAGTGGTTCAGCTAAATGCCAGTCTGAGGAATGCCAGGCAGGAAGCTGccttggagggagggaggaaggagtggTGTAAACACTAAAACTATGGTTTGTGGTCAGTGAGAGAACTCAGATGTGTGAGTTTGGCAGGGAGGGGTGGGACATTGCCATAATGACTCTTCACTTCTTCCAGTGGAAAATGCCATAACCAGATTGTGCTGACACCGATGATAGAAAAACATTCCACTGAGTCTCTGCGTGAGCAGCTGCCTTATACACTGACCCTCATCTCCATGCCAGCAGCCACAGATGGCAAGAGGGGATTCTCTGTGTCTGTGGAAGGTGGCTGCTCCAGCTATGCCACTGGTGTCCAGGTGAAAGAGTGAGTATGACCAGATTTTGTGCAATGTACATGTCTGTGCAGAGGAAGCTGGTAAAAATGCTGCGGCACTGTTGTCCGAGGGAATCTTGGCATTACAGGGGTGCATGTTGGCTAATAGTCATTTATGTTTGGTCTTCATTTCAGTCTTGTGACAACCTTAACTGATAATGGTATCTCTCAGTGCTGTCTCCTTCAGTAAACACAAAACATTTGGACTAAAATTTTACCACTGGTGCTATGAAGAGCTCTCTCCAAACCAGCTCAGACCTAAGCACTTGATCCAATGGTAGCTCACTGTGTTGGTAGATTAGCACTGTTTTATCTCAAAGTACCATTATGAAGGGGGAATATATTTTTTGATAATTTTGGCTAAACTGACTTCACATACAGGCTGTAATTCCCATATTTAGAGTTAACAGGATGCACATCAGCCCAGATGTCCGAAACGCCATCCACCCTGCAGATCGTATCCTGGAGATCAATGGAGCTCCTATTCGTACCTTACAGGTAGAGGAGGTGGGTAGAGTTCtattctccttctcctctgccttcctacagcttttctctttcctgacaCTGTTCTCCCACCCTACATACAGTATGTGTACACTGCTAGTACTTGTGCTGACAGGAGGAATAAACATGAAGGCAAGCTCTGCCTtccagctggagaggagaatgTAACAGATGAAAATGCAGTTAGGATTCAGTCCTGATTTTGTGGCATTCAAACATGAAGGGCAGTAATAAGTCTAAGGCTATGACAGAGGACAGAGAGGGCTGTGAAGGCTTTCCCACGTAGTGCTGGTGAAATGCACAGCTCTCATCCTTTTAGAGGCACTGCTAATGCACAAGGGCCCAGCTGATCCTAGGGACACTTTCCAttggaaaaaatgtattttctgtctgTATTTACAAGTAGGTGCTTTCTACAGATATCAGATGATGCTGCAAGAGTGTAAGGGGGGCACCATTACCTTCACTTCCCAAGGATTGATTTACTACTGGTGCTGAAGAGAACACAAAGAGCACAAGGCATCTCTCAGATAAATCTCCATGTAGCTTTTGCAAAGCTGGTTTTTGCAGCACTGTTCAAGGTGGAAACTTGTGTAGTTTCTGAAtacttctcagaaaaaaaaaagtatttaatagAGTCATAAAAGACCAGACTGGAAAGCACCTCAaggatcatctggtccaatctTTCTTGGCAAAAGCATTATCTAGAGCACTATGTCCAGCTGAAATATAAATGTGTCCAGTGTTGGGGAATCTACCACTTTGCTGGGGAGATTGTTCCAAAGGCTGATagttttttacaaaaaaacagTCTTTGTGTCTACCTGGAGTCTTTCCAGGATTAATTTGTACCCATTACTCCTTGTATTTTCCATGTAACTGCTTGTGAAAAGGGAGTCTCCATCTTCTTTGTAGCCACTCTTTAAATACTGGAACATGGTGATAAGGTCTGCCCTAAACCttctcttctcaaggctgaacacaCCCAGTTGTCTTCAGCCTTTCCTCTCGTGGCAGCTTCACAGCACTTccatcatctttgtggccccTCTCTGGACACTCTGCAGCCTGTCCAcatctttttttaatatgggTTACTTGTAGCTGACCAGAAAGAAGTATTGGGTAACATAAGGAACTTCTGTGTTGCCGGCTTCGTTTGTCTGGTTAGATAGTTGTGGTGCACACAACTAAACCACAGCTGTGGAGTGATCTCACTGAACTCTGATTCCTGAGGGGCATTCCCTGTGTCTGCTCTGTCTTCTGTCATTTGCATTCCTCGTGCCTGCTGCTATCCTGCCCTTTGGTCTGATTTCAGGTGGAGGAATTGATTCGCAAGACAAGCCAGACCCTTCAGCTGCTGATAGAGCACGACCCTGTGTCGCAGCGCCTGGACAGGCTCCGCTTGGACTCCCGTCTGCCCAGCCACATGAAGACACCCATCTCCCCCCGCTCCCTGTCTCCACTGGACATCAAGGAAAACCTGGAGGGAACGCTCCGACGGCGCTCCCTCAGGTAAAGCCTTGGAAGCGCCGCCTCTGACCTGTCTTGCCTTTGCCCTGTGCTCCCTGTCTGGGCAGCTTAGGCCTTGTGATCACAGTGACTGGGGACAGGGCTTATCTCTGATGTGAGCCATGGTATAAACAACTGGAGGAGTCATGGAGAGCCTTAGATTTTGCTATTGATGTGTACTCTCCATTCCCTTTCAGGACAACAAATTTTCCTTAATAAAAATAAGGAGCTCTATTGTTAACAGAGAAAAGCTACTAAGTTTCAGTCAGAAAATGTAAAGGTCAGGTTTTTACCAGCCTTAGATGACTGGGGAAGAACGTGTCCTTAAGGGGAATCTGGCTGAGACCTGGGACTTGGGGAAAAAGTCTTTCTAAGAGTGGAGCACTCAGTTGCTCGTTTAGTCCTTTAAGCAGTGCTTTGTTTAGAGACAGCAAGTGATGTGTCTTCACAGCTTCCTCCCCCCTGTTCTCAGAGCTCCACTTCAGACTGCCAGTGCAGGAGAGGTGGTTGTTGTTAGGCAGCTCTGTCTTGGAAGCTGCTCTGGAGTCATAAGGAGCTTCCACAGTGCTGGGAGAGCATCTGGCTTTGGAGATAGTAAAAGCACTAGAGCACATTAGAAACTGGTCCCATAGCAGTGAATGATGGGATGTGCTGGACCAAAGGTTACCCAGCAGGTGTCCTGATCTTCCTATCATCCTTGTTTTCCAGGAGAAGTAATAGCATTTCTAAGTCTCCCGGCCCCAGCTCTCCAAAGGAACCGCTCCTTCTGAGCCGTGACATCAGTCGTTCTGAATCCCTGCGCtcctcttccagctgctcccagcaaaTCTTCCGGCCCTGTGATCTCATTCATGGTGAAGTTCtaggaaaaggattttttggACAAGCAATCAAGGTGAGGGAGGTCCTCAAACATTCATCAGTTACTTTGAGTACAGCAATGTCTGCCTGTCTTGGCATCCTTCACCACAGTCTCGGTGGTTTTGCCTTGCTGATAGTGATCAGTCTCAGATCTTCCTCGGTTTGCTCTGAGATCCATTTCTGTTTCATTCCCTGACCATGAGTGTCTCTGACTGCAGATGGTTTTGACTTTGTCCCCTTTGAATGTCAGCCTTGACCATACATGTTCATGTCGTGAGTCAGATTTAGCACTCGAGAGTGcctgtcacagcagcctcctggctgaggtgGGGAGAACAGGGAATAGGCTACACTACCTCTTAGAAGCATCTTTCTTATGATGAGGTGCATTTAGCTCCCCAGCATTTCCTACCCATCCCATCCTTAGTGTGGCATGTTCTGAGGTTTGCTAGGCTGATGTAGTGACCATGTctgagctcctggcacagcctaAATGACTTGTCAGTGTGGGGTAGTGGTCGTGTCTTGCATGACTCTTACAGTTCTAATCTCAATCAATAGCAGTTCTGTTGCATTTAAGCTCTCTGATCTTGACTGAGGGTATTCTAGCAGTTCCTATCCCAACATTCCTGACAGCATAAGGGGCAACTTCCTCTGCCTTGTTAGGGTTCTGTGAGCTCTTCAGTACTCAGACTGCACTCACCATGGGATGGGACTGCTCCCTTTGCACTGGTATAAACTTGAGGTGTCCAGCCACCATGTTCATCCACGGGAGGTGTTGAGCCAGCACTACAAGCCCAACACTTAATCCATACTAATGAGCATATTTCTCTTCTCCTCTGCTCATAGAGAAATAACAGGTGCAGGTAAGTGGAACCTTTGCTCTGTCGCATGTTTTTGTCATCTGTGTCCCAGCAGTTACTGGCACAAAGACATTTCTGCTCAAATTGCCCCATGGCTATCCTGTTCTGGTGCATGCTCTGGGACTTAAATTTACCCCCGTGGAGTTTCATGTGACACttgtttcagttttgctggTATGCCAGCTTAAGAATTCCACTTAGCCTTGCCTTTGTCCCTTCACTTTCCTTTATCATTGGATATTAGATGTTCCTGGCTTTCATATCCCTGGCTGAAAAATGCAGTGTTCCCTGCCTCGTTACTTGTGTATGGATGCTTGATTTCAGATGGGAGCAGAAGAACATTGTACTCTTGCTTCTGTTATGTTATTCCATGCACTCACATTCCACCTCTGTCAGCTTCGTTATGTCCATGGCTCCAAACAGAACTAGTGTGTCACAGTGTTTGCAAGAACTCATAAGCTTCCTAAATACTATAACTGAGTCATGTGTTCTGGACTTTACTTCTAGAGGTTTTCTAAAGGACATTTTTGCCTCctaccttgaaaaaaaaaaagtgacgTTTTTCTTAGGATTCAGATTGACTGGGTGTGATGCAGCAAGTACTGTATCTGGTCACATAATTCTCTTCTGATCAGAGAGGCAAGGTGGTTGTTTAGTTCCCTGGAGATCTTAGGGAGCAAGAGCTGTCCAAGTTAAGCAAACAAAGAGGAGAGGATTTCCAGGAAAATGTGCTCATAGGAATTTGGACCCTTTCTACATACTCCTGCACCCTATGCAAACAAGCCTGAGCTGgttacaaaaaaaacctccataATACAGCAAAATGCCAGGAACTAGTTGGAGACAGGCAAACAGTTCTTGAGGAACTGGAAATGCTTTCCATGTTAAGAGCCAAGAAATTTATTACCTTATTATGAtacttttctttgtgttttccaCTGTTCTAGGACATTCCTTGCAGGTTGAGACACACTGCTCCAAAGGAGCAAGGTAAAATTAACTGCTTCCTGACTTAGCTCAGTAGCCTGTACACTCCAGTTCCACCTGCATGTGGATGAGATTCAGATTCCACATAAAACCAAAGCATATATAATGCAGTTTTGGgctgtttggtttggtttctgaTGCAGGTGAACACTGATTCCTTTGCTGATACAGAATGTAGCTGGTAAATCCTATGTACAAAATGTGAGCATCCTGCTGACAAATGCTTTCCATAAGGAAACTTTGAGGCATGCAGCAGTGTGGAGGCTTTGGTAGCAGGTGTGcatgctcagccctgtgctACCCAAACTGGAGCCTTCAGATCTGGGTCTTGGCATGATCCTGTGTCAGCTTTAGGTAGTTTCTGTTTCACATACAGCATCTTTGATGAATTCCAAAACGAGAAGTTTCATGCGGTTTTCTGCAGATCCCTGGGCTCTGGATTTCCTCCCATCTCTAGTCTTCTCTGGATGGAGGGGAATGTTACACTTCTGCAGAAGTCTCAGGAGCATTGGAGCTGTGTATTCTTGAACCTTGCCTGTAGTTGTGGGTTTGTTTCCACCAGGTGACTCACAAAGCAACAGGAAAGG
This region includes:
- the LIMK2 gene encoding LIM domain kinase 2 isoform X2, whose protein sequence is MGSYLSAPAYFAPKDPFRCSECQDPLTNWYYEKDGKLYCHKDYWGKFGESCHGCSLLMTGPVMVAGEYKYHPECFACMSCKVIIEDGDTYALVQHSTLYCGKCHNQIVLTPMIEKHSTESLREQLPYTLTLISMPAATDGKRGFSVSVEGGCSSYATGVQVKEVNRMHISPDVRNAIHPADRILEINGAPIRTLQVEEVEELIRKTSQTLQLLIEHDPVSQRLDRLRLDSRLPSHMKTPISPRSLSPLDIKENLEGTLRRRSLRRSNSISKSPGPSSPKEPLLLSRDISRSESLRSSSSCSQQIFRPCDLIHGEVLGKGFFGQAIKVTHKATGKVMVMKELIRCDEETQKTFLTEVKVMRSLDHPNVLKFIGVLYKDKKLNLLTEYIEGGTLKDFLRNADPFPWQQKVSFAKGIASGMAYLHSMCIIHRDLNSHNCLIKLDKTVVVADFGLSRLIVEERKKPTLEKPSAKKRTLRKSDRKKRYTVVGNPYWMAPEMLNGQSYDEMVDIFSFGIVLCEIIGQVYADPDCLPRTLDFGLNVKLFWEKFVPADCPPAFFPLAAICCRLEPESRPPFSKLEDSFEALSLYLGELAIPLPSELEELDHNVSVQYGLNRDKLPENTT